Proteins from a single region of Candidatus Puniceispirillum marinum IMCC1322:
- a CDS encoding carboxymuconolactone decarboxylase family protein encodes MTDNDVLFPHTEAHKAKGDWNPIWDKLAELDAEFLEAYLAFRSVPHREGPLPQKYKELIMIAINAATTHLYAPGVRRHMQNALKAGATQDEIFETIQLTTVMGIHACNLAVPILIEEVEAMNKANNDS; translated from the coding sequence ATGACTGATAATGACGTGTTATTTCCGCATACCGAGGCACATAAAGCCAAAGGTGACTGGAATCCCATCTGGGATAAATTAGCTGAACTGGATGCTGAATTTCTCGAGGCATATCTGGCCTTTCGCAGTGTGCCGCATCGCGAGGGTCCGCTACCCCAGAAATACAAAGAACTGATCATGATTGCGATCAATGCGGCCACAACGCATCTATATGCCCCCGGTGTTCGCCGGCATATGCAGAATGCGCTAAAGGCGGGTGCCACGCAGGACGAAATCTTCGAAACGATTCAGCTGACCACAGTGATGGGCATTCATGCCTGTAACCTTGCGGTGCCAATTCTGATCGAAGAAGTCGAAGCCATGAATAAAGCCAATAATGACAGCTAA
- the betC gene encoding choline-sulfatase, which yields MTQNNVSAVPNIMLIMADQLAPQFTSAYGHPLVKTPHIDALAKRGMRFDAAYCNAPLCAPSRFSFMSGQLVTRIAAYDNASEFPSSIPTFAHYLRSMGYRTCLSGKMHFIGPDQLHGFEERITTDVYPSDFAWTPDWELPDERIDKWYHNMDSVREAGVAATTFQIEYDEEVCFFAKRKLMEYACEKTQPFCMVASFIHPHDPYVARPEWWDLYDQADIDMPAYTLTRDQQDAFSQRLMDGIEASTVAVTEDEIRNARHAYYANTSYFDSKVGDIVRTLDETGQLDNTIIFITADHGDMLGERGLWYKMNFFEHSGRVPLVMAGPNVAKGTVTSPCSLVDILPTMIDIAAQTGHDKPELGQPIDGRSLWPMATGTGEDNGDAIGEYCAEMTGHPVFMIRRGDYKYIHCDGDPAQLYNITNDPAEMTNLADDPTYQTIADNFAAEVVARWNSAAIRTDVIAKQKQRQSVYNAMQHGDLTAWDYNPPRDAAQEYVRNHMDWTVAAAKTRFPPLDK from the coding sequence ATGACACAAAATAACGTATCTGCTGTACCAAATATTATGCTGATCATGGCTGACCAGCTCGCGCCCCAATTCACCAGTGCCTATGGGCATCCGCTTGTGAAAACGCCGCATATAGATGCATTAGCCAAACGAGGCATGCGCTTTGATGCGGCTTATTGCAATGCCCCTTTATGCGCGCCCTCTCGATTTAGCTTTATGTCAGGTCAACTGGTGACCCGCATTGCCGCCTATGACAATGCCAGTGAGTTTCCGTCATCCATTCCCACTTTTGCACATTATCTTCGGTCGATGGGCTATCGAACATGCTTGTCAGGGAAGATGCATTTTATTGGCCCCGATCAGCTTCACGGCTTTGAAGAACGGATCACAACAGATGTCTATCCGTCAGATTTCGCGTGGACACCCGACTGGGAACTGCCTGATGAACGAATTGATAAATGGTATCATAATATGGATTCGGTGCGCGAAGCTGGCGTTGCCGCAACCACCTTTCAGATCGAGTATGACGAAGAAGTGTGCTTTTTTGCCAAGCGCAAATTAATGGAGTATGCCTGTGAAAAAACCCAACCTTTCTGCATGGTTGCCAGCTTCATTCACCCACATGATCCCTATGTTGCGCGACCAGAATGGTGGGATCTTTATGATCAGGCAGATATAGATATGCCAGCCTATACATTGACACGCGATCAACAGGATGCGTTTTCACAACGCCTTATGGATGGAATTGAGGCCAGTACCGTTGCCGTAACCGAGGATGAAATCCGTAACGCGCGACACGCCTATTATGCCAACACATCCTATTTTGACAGCAAGGTTGGCGACATTGTCCGCACCCTCGATGAAACCGGTCAACTTGATAATACGATCATTTTCATCACCGCTGATCATGGTGATATGCTTGGTGAACGTGGCCTATGGTACAAAATGAACTTCTTTGAACATTCGGGACGGGTGCCATTGGTGATGGCTGGGCCTAATGTAGCCAAAGGGACGGTTACTAGCCCTTGTTCATTGGTCGATATACTGCCCACTATGATCGATATTGCCGCGCAGACAGGCCATGACAAGCCTGAATTGGGGCAACCAATTGATGGGCGTTCACTATGGCCAATGGCCACAGGCACTGGTGAAGATAACGGCGATGCTATAGGTGAATATTGCGCCGAAATGACGGGCCATCCTGTATTCATGATACGTCGTGGCGACTATAAATATATCCACTGCGACGGCGATCCAGCACAGCTATATAATATCACCAATGATCCTGCCGAAATGACCAATCTTGCAGATGACCCCACATATCAGACGATTGCAGATAACTTTGCCGCCGAGGTAGTCGCACGTTGGAACAGCGCCGCTATCCGCACCGATGTCATTGCCAAACAGAAACAGCGGCAGTCAGTCTATAATGCGATGCAACATGGCGACCTGACAGCATGGGATTACAACCCACCTCGCGATGCAGCACAAGAATATGTCCGCAATCATATGGACTGGACGGTGGCCGCGGCCAAAACCCGCTTTCCGCCTCTTGATAAGTAG